One region of Candidatus Woesearchaeota archaeon genomic DNA includes:
- the scpB gene encoding SMC-Scp complex subunit ScpB: MEDLRNRIEAILFASGKGVTEEELAGYCEANLATIKKSLSYLQKDLDGRMGSLIISLHNNRWKMTVRGKYLKDVESIVSETELPSPVLRTLAVIAYKSPVLQADIIHMRGQSAYEHIKELTKQKFVTKEERGRSFLIKITDKFYNYFDVEGDEEIQDVFSKLREKQKTLGDLEIIDVKLEKKEQEEKKEEDKTHLGELDVVDVAPRTREKTKEDEQEEKTFLARIDESINQISKRVEEHKLPNRERKEQEEANNIIEQEETSQDSTEEREEEKQKTQQEAEENPLSTMEKFAEKTEDQKEDDYL, encoded by the coding sequence ATGGAAGACTTACGTAACCGTATTGAAGCAATATTATTTGCATCAGGAAAAGGCGTCACTGAAGAAGAACTCGCTGGTTACTGTGAAGCAAACCTTGCAACAATAAAAAAATCGCTTTCTTATTTACAAAAAGATCTTGATGGACGAATGGGTAGTCTTATTATTTCTTTACATAATAATCGCTGGAAAATGACTGTTCGAGGAAAATATCTCAAAGATGTAGAAAGTATCGTTAGCGAAACAGAATTACCTTCTCCAGTACTCCGTACACTTGCAGTGATAGCATACAAAAGCCCGGTTCTTCAAGCAGATATTATTCATATGAGAGGGCAAAGCGCATATGAACATATCAAAGAATTAACAAAACAAAAATTTGTTACAAAAGAAGAACGTGGACGAAGCTTTCTTATTAAAATCACTGATAAATTCTACAACTATTTTGATGTTGAAGGCGATGAAGAAATCCAAGACGTATTCTCTAAACTTCGAGAAAAACAAAAGACGCTTGGCGACTTAGAAATCATAGACGTTAAATTAGAAAAGAAAGAACAAGAAGAAAAAAAAGAAGAAGATAAAACGCATCTTGGAGAACTTGACGTTGTCGATGTCGCTCCGCGAACACGAGAAAAAACAAAAGAAGATGAACAAGAAGAAAAAACATTCTTAGCACGAATAGATGAAAGTATCAATCAAATTAGCAAACGAGTGGAAGAACATAAACTTCCAAATAGAGAACGAAAAGAACAAGAAGAAGCAAACAACATAATAGAACAAGAAGAAACATCTCAAGACTCAACAGAAGAACGAGAAGAAGAAAAACAAAAAACTCAACAAGAAGCTGAAGAAAATCCATTAAGTACAATGGAAAAGTTTGCTGAAAAAACAGAAGATCAAAAAGAGGACGATTATTTATGA
- the gyrA gene encoding DNA gyrase subunit A produces the protein MEEQSDKQDKKKDQILLATIEKEMKTAYLDYAMSVIVGRALPDVRDGLKPVHRRILYAMNEMGITFSKSFKKSARIVGEVLGKYHPHGDSAVYESLVRMAQDFALRYPLIKGQGNFGSIDGDSAAAMRYTEAKLAKISTSMLTDIEKETIDFRPNFDESLEEPSVLPNSMPNLLVNGSNGIAVGMATNIPPHNLSEVIDAIVALINDEELGILDLTAYIKAPDFPTGGKIIGTAGVMQAYNSGRGKVRVRATIHIEQVRGQDAIIITEIPYQVNKTTLIEQIAEGVREERIEHIRDIRDESDRTGMRIVIELKKDANTDVVQNQLLKHSRLQTTLSIIFLAIVDKEPKVLNLKEIIQHFINHRKEVVTRRTIFELKKAEKKAHLLEGLTKALDNIDAVITLIKQAKAAQDAKDELMSTYTFSEEQAQAILDMKLQKLTNLEQGKIREDYDTTIRLIAELKAILASDEKIKNIIKQELIQLKEQYGDARRTKIEYVEDEEIEDEDLIPQENQVVTITKSGYAKRLPIDTYKVQNRGGKGVIGTSMKEEDIVEHLFIANTHSHLLIFTDKGKVYWLKVYKMPEGSRQAKGKALVNLVQMESTEKVAAVIPVNEFVATDYLLLVTKKGIIKKTSLEAYSRPRQTGIIGITLDEGDSVVNVLKTNGSQNILLASKHGQAIRFNEQDARPIGRTSRGVRGMMLEQDDTIIGAVIAHDEDTILTITQNGYGKRTPITDYRLINRGGKGVRNIICSERNGHVASIRAVNGAEEALLISQKGIIIRTGVTQISVIGRNTQGLRIMRLTAGDYVKAIALVQLE, from the coding sequence ATGGAAGAACAAAGCGATAAACAAGACAAAAAAAAAGACCAAATTCTCTTGGCAACTATTGAAAAAGAAATGAAAACAGCATATTTAGATTATGCTATGTCTGTTATTGTCGGTCGAGCCCTTCCAGATGTTCGAGACGGACTTAAACCAGTCCATCGACGCATTCTTTATGCAATGAATGAGATGGGCATCACCTTTTCTAAATCATTTAAAAAATCAGCAAGAATAGTAGGTGAAGTATTAGGTAAATATCATCCTCATGGAGATAGCGCAGTCTATGAAAGTTTAGTCCGAATGGCGCAAGACTTCGCACTTCGATACCCACTCATTAAAGGACAAGGAAACTTTGGAAGTATCGATGGAGATAGCGCAGCAGCAATGCGTTATACAGAAGCAAAACTTGCAAAAATCAGCACATCAATGCTTACTGATATTGAAAAAGAAACTATTGATTTTCGACCAAACTTTGATGAAAGTCTAGAAGAGCCAAGCGTACTTCCAAACAGCATGCCTAATCTTTTAGTTAACGGATCAAACGGAATAGCTGTGGGAATGGCAACAAATATTCCGCCACATAACCTTTCAGAAGTTATCGATGCAATTGTGGCACTCATTAACGATGAAGAACTTGGCATACTCGATCTTACAGCATATATCAAAGCGCCTGACTTCCCAACAGGCGGCAAAATTATAGGAACTGCGGGCGTTATGCAAGCATATAATAGTGGACGAGGAAAAGTGCGCGTCCGAGCAACTATACACATTGAACAAGTGCGTGGACAAGATGCAATCATTATTACTGAAATTCCCTATCAAGTAAACAAAACAACACTTATTGAACAAATCGCAGAAGGTGTAAGAGAAGAACGAATTGAACATATTCGAGATATTAGAGATGAATCTGATAGAACAGGTATGCGCATAGTTATCGAACTTAAAAAAGACGCAAATACAGATGTCGTGCAAAATCAATTACTTAAACATTCAAGACTTCAAACAACATTAAGTATTATTTTTCTTGCGATTGTCGACAAAGAACCAAAAGTACTTAATCTTAAAGAAATAATTCAACATTTTATCAACCATCGAAAAGAAGTCGTGACGAGAAGAACAATATTTGAACTTAAAAAAGCAGAGAAAAAAGCACATTTACTTGAAGGACTCACCAAGGCGTTGGATAACATCGATGCAGTCATAACACTCATTAAGCAAGCAAAAGCAGCACAAGATGCAAAAGACGAATTAATGAGTACTTACACATTTAGTGAAGAACAAGCACAAGCAATTCTTGATATGAAACTACAAAAACTTACTAACCTTGAGCAAGGAAAAATCAGAGAAGATTACGACACAACAATTAGACTTATCGCAGAACTCAAAGCAATATTAGCAAGTGATGAAAAAATTAAAAATATTATCAAACAAGAACTCATTCAACTCAAAGAACAATACGGTGATGCGCGAAGAACAAAAATTGAATATGTTGAAGATGAAGAAATTGAAGATGAAGATCTTATCCCGCAAGAAAATCAAGTTGTAACCATCACCAAATCTGGCTATGCAAAACGACTACCTATTGATACCTATAAAGTCCAAAATAGAGGAGGAAAAGGAGTTATTGGTACAAGTATGAAAGAAGAAGATATTGTTGAACATCTCTTCATTGCAAACACGCACTCCCATTTACTTATTTTTACTGACAAAGGAAAAGTATATTGGCTCAAAGTCTATAAAATGCCAGAAGGTTCCCGACAAGCAAAAGGAAAAGCCCTTGTTAATCTTGTGCAAATGGAATCAACAGAGAAAGTTGCAGCAGTTATCCCTGTAAACGAATTCGTCGCAACAGACTATCTTTTGTTAGTTACAAAAAAAGGGATTATTAAAAAAACATCACTTGAAGCATACTCTCGACCACGACAAACTGGAATAATTGGGATTACCCTTGATGAAGGCGATAGTGTAGTAAACGTCCTTAAAACTAACGGCTCACAAAACATACTCCTCGCAAGTAAACATGGTCAAGCGATACGATTTAACGAACAAGATGCGCGACCAATTGGTAGAACGAGCAGAGGCGTACGCGGAATGATGCTTGAACAAGACGATACTATTATTGGCGCAGTCATCGCACATGATGAAGATACTATTCTTACCATCACACAAAACGGCTACGGCAAAAGAACACCAATTACTGACTACCGCCTCATTAACAGAGGAGGAAAAGGAGTGCGAAATATCATTTGTAGCGAGCGAAACGGACATGTTGCAAGTATCCGAGCAGTAAATGGTGCTGAAGAAGCACTACTTATTAGCCAAAAAGGCATTATTATTCGAACAGGAGTTACTCAAATAAGTGTAATAGGCCGAAATACGCAAGGACTGCGCATCATGAGACTCACTGCTGGCGATTATGTAAAAGCAATAGCTCTTGTACAACTCGAATAG
- the radB gene encoding DNA repair and recombination protein RadB: METKINTGTEVFDWLLEGGYEKEVITTIYGPAGSGKTNLCLLCANSFKGKKVIYVDTEGSFSLSRFRQISDKYKESLKNIIILKPTTFQEQKKSFEKLRELVNKDVGIIIVDSIAMLYRLEMGQTKNVYDVNKQLGMQLSFLTEIARKNNIPVLITNQVYQDFENKEKVNIVGGDLLKYQSKCLIELQKNTDITRTAIVRKHRSIEENKQIKFRITDLGIEEVKEDGA; encoded by the coding sequence ATGGAAACAAAAATTAACACCGGCACCGAGGTATTTGACTGGCTCTTAGAAGGCGGATATGAAAAAGAAGTTATTACTACGATTTATGGACCTGCAGGAAGCGGAAAAACAAACCTTTGTTTATTGTGTGCAAACTCATTTAAAGGGAAAAAAGTTATTTATGTAGACACTGAAGGCTCATTCTCACTCTCGCGATTTCGCCAAATCAGCGATAAATACAAGGAATCACTCAAAAATATAATCATTCTAAAACCAACAACATTTCAAGAACAAAAAAAATCATTTGAAAAACTTCGAGAACTCGTTAACAAAGATGTGGGCATCATTATCGTTGATAGTATTGCTATGCTCTATCGACTTGAAATGGGACAAACAAAAAATGTGTACGATGTGAATAAACAACTCGGCATGCAACTCTCTTTTCTTACTGAAATTGCACGAAAAAATAATATACCTGTACTCATCACTAACCAAGTATATCAAGATTTTGAAAATAAAGAAAAAGTAAATATCGTTGGGGGCGACTTACTCAAATATCAAAGCAAATGCCTCATCGAACTACAAAAAAATACTGATATAACTAGAACCGCTATCGTCCGTAAACACCGCTCCATAGAAGAAAACAAACAAATAAAATTTCGAATAACAGATTTGGGTATTGAAGAAGTAAAAGAGGATGGTGCATGA
- the rpsB gene encoding 30S ribosomal protein S2, whose product MTDEELLIPNEDYLKSGIHIGTKFRTKYMENFIYKTRPDGLSVLNIKQIDNRIRVAAQLLAHYDPDEILVVSRRENGWRPVRMFAKATGSKCFPGRYPPGILTNAQLKNFTEAKIMVLTDVGPDKNAVNDALSMGLPIIALCDTNNQVNNIDLVIPCNNKGKKSLGLVFWLLAKTYLEIKGIINKGQVFEHDIEQFTEE is encoded by the coding sequence ATGACAGATGAAGAACTATTGATTCCTAATGAGGATTATCTAAAGAGCGGTATTCACATCGGTACTAAATTTAGAACTAAATATATGGAGAATTTTATCTATAAAACAAGACCAGATGGACTTTCTGTTCTTAATATTAAACAAATTGATAATCGTATTCGTGTGGCTGCACAATTGCTTGCGCATTACGATCCTGATGAAATTCTTGTTGTTTCTCGTCGAGAAAATGGTTGGCGGCCTGTTCGTATGTTTGCAAAAGCAACGGGCTCAAAATGTTTTCCGGGTCGTTATCCTCCCGGAATTTTAACTAATGCGCAGCTAAAGAACTTTACAGAAGCAAAAATTATGGTATTAACTGATGTAGGCCCAGATAAGAACGCAGTAAATGATGCGTTGAGTATGGGGCTTCCGATAATTGCGCTTTGTGATACAAATAATCAAGTAAATAATATTGATTTGGTTATTCCTTGTAATAATAAAGGTAAAAAAAGTTTAGGATTGGTATTTTGGTTGCTTGCTAAAACATATCTCGAAATCAAAGGAATTATCAATAAGGGTCAAGTGTTCGAACACGATATTGAGCAATTTACTGAAGAATAA
- a CDS encoding TRAM domain-containing protein: MKPKFFQDQAPPIAVGEEHTGIIASVGEKGDGVLRIKGFVVFVPGVEKGDFVKIKITKVLPKVSFGELIEKLKEPAKEDFLPKPKPKPKDPAEDVSHLLTTEGDSEDFGEEDD; the protein is encoded by the coding sequence ATGAAACCAAAATTCTTTCAAGACCAAGCTCCACCGATTGCTGTTGGAGAAGAGCACACCGGGATTATTGCTTCGGTGGGTGAGAAAGGCGACGGCGTTCTTCGTATAAAGGGGTTTGTAGTCTTTGTTCCAGGCGTAGAAAAAGGCGATTTTGTAAAAATAAAGATAACTAAAGTCTTGCCCAAAGTATCGTTTGGCGAGCTTATTGAAAAACTAAAAGAGCCTGCTAAAGAGGATTTCTTGCCTAAACCTAAACCAAAACCTAAAGATCCTGCTGAAGATGTCTCTCATTTATTAACTACTGAAGGCGATTCTGAAGATTTTGGTGAGGAAGACGATTAA